DNA from Gephyromycinifex aptenodytis:
CCGGCGGATGTCCAGGTGGGCGTGGTTGTCCGCTACCGGGACCGGGAGCGGGTCCGGCGCGCTGGGGTGACTGCCGCGCTCGGTCACGATCCCGACTCGGCGGCCGGTTCAGCTCCGGGGCTGTCGCCACGCAAGCGCTCTAGTTCGGCTGCGACCACGTCGGGGTCGAGCTTGACGAAGACTCCGCTGGGCTTGCTGACCGGCGTTCCGGGAGTCACCGGCCGGGACTTCCAGGCGGGGAAGCCCGAATAGTCACCGGTGATGACCGGATAGGAACGCGCCTGGGGAACCGACTCCGGCAGACCCTCGACGTCGACGTCGAAATCCTCGACCTCTTCGATGCGCGGCATCGGCGTCAGTTCACCGGTGCCACCGAAAACCGCGTCGATGCGGTTGGAGGCGTGCGGCAGGAAGGGGCTCAGGATGAGGTTGAGGTCGCTGACACATTGCGCGAGCACGTGCAGGATCGTCCCCAGCCGTTCCCGTTGGTCTTCCCCCTTGAGCTTGAAGGGCTCCGTGCGGCTCACATAGCCGTTGACCTCCCCGACCAGCCGCATCGCCTCACCAATCGCCTGGCGCTGTCGGTGGCGTTCGATCAACCCACCTACGGTGTCGAACCCGCCGCGCACCGCGGCCAGGATTTCCTCGTCGATGGCTTCCGTCGGGCCCAGCGGCGGGATCTGGCCGAAGTTCTTGGCGATCATCGCTGCGGTTCGGTTGACCAGGTTGCCCCACCCGGCGACCAACTCTGAGTTCGTTCGAGTCACGAACTCAGACCAGGTGAAGTCACTGTCCTGGGTTTCCGGCCCAGCGGCACAGATGAAGTAGCGCAGCGCGTCCGGCTGGTAGCGGCTGAGCATGTCTCGGACGTAGATGACCACGCCGCGACTGGAGGAGAACTGCTTACCCTCCATCGTCATGAACTCGCTCGCCACCACCTCGGTGGGCAGGTTGAGCTCGCCGTAGACGCCGGGCTCGCCGCCCGAGGCGCCCTTGCCCATGTAGCCGAGCAACTCCGCCGGCCAGATCTGGGAGTGGAAGGTGATGTTGTCCTTGCCCTGGAAGTAGTAGGACACCTGGCCGTCGTCGGCCTTGCCGGGGGTCCACCACTCTCGCCAGCGTTCCGGGTCCCCGGTGCGCCGTGCCCACTCGATGGAGGCGGACAGGTAACCGATCACCGCGTCGAACCACACGTACAACCGCTTGGTCGGCTGGTCACGCCAACCGTCCAAGGGGATCGGGATCCCCCAGTCGATGTCGCGAGTCATGGCGCGCGGGCGCATATCTGCCAGCAGGCCCTTGCTGAATCGGATGACGTTCGGGCGCCACGAACCGTCAGCCTCGCGTTCGTCCAGCCAGGCACCCAGGCTTTCGGCCAGCGCCGGTAGGTCGAGGAAGAAGTGCTGGCTCTCGACGAACTTCGGGGTCTCACCGTTGATCCGGCTCACCGGGTTGATGAGGTCTGTGGGGTCGAGCTGGTTGCCGCAGGTGTCGCACTGGTCGCCGCGGGCGTCGGTGGCGCCGCAGATCGGGCAGGTCCCCTCGATGTAGCGGTCCGGCAGCGTGCGCCCGGTGCTCGGGCTGATGGCGCCGTGCGTGGTCTGCTCGACCATGTAACCGTTCGCGTGCACGACCCGGAACAGTTCCTGCACCACTGCGTAGTGGTTGCGGGTCGTAGTGCGGGTGAACAGGTCATAGCTCAAGCCGAGGTTGACCAGGTCCTCGACGATGATGCGGTTGTTCTCGTCGGCGAGATCCTGAGCCTGAACACCCGCGGCGTCGGCCGCGACGAGAATGGGGGTGCCGTGCTCATCGGTGCCGCTGACCATCAGCACCTGATGCCCCGCCATCCGCATGTAGCGGCTGAAAACATCGGAGGGGACGCCGAATCCGGCGACGTGGCCGATATGACGGGGTCCATTGGCGTAAGGCCAGGCGACAGCGGAAAGCACATGCATGACATGGAGTCTAGAGGTGAGCGCGCAACCTGCGTCGCCACGGCACCGGCGGGCCCGTCGCGGCCGGTGCCATCACCGCTTGCGCGTTCCTGCGCCAGCAGGACGCGGCCGGTCGCTACCATGGGCGGGCTTCGGGCTTTTCTCCCCGTTCTGCGCCCACCCAGCGGCAGATCGGGCGCTACGGCCACCGCCGTTCAGAGGCACAGATGGACCGCCCACGGATTATCTCGTGGAGATTCCTGCTCAATCATTGACCGCCTGAAGCCAGCCCTTATCGTGTGGCCTACAACACAGGTACCCAGGTGCGTGTCGTCGACTCCGATCAGCGCGCACCTGCTCGATCGATCGTGCGCGTTCCGCCACCCTGCGAACACGCGTTCCCTCTGACCGAAAGTCTCGTCGATGAGCACTACTTCCTCGCCGCCCGCAACCGGTGGCGCGCCGCACCGTGA
Protein-coding regions in this window:
- the metG gene encoding methionine--tRNA ligase, translating into MHVLSAVAWPYANGPRHIGHVAGFGVPSDVFSRYMRMAGHQVLMVSGTDEHGTPILVAADAAGVQAQDLADENNRIIVEDLVNLGLSYDLFTRTTTRNHYAVVQELFRVVHANGYMVEQTTHGAISPSTGRTLPDRYIEGTCPICGATDARGDQCDTCGNQLDPTDLINPVSRINGETPKFVESQHFFLDLPALAESLGAWLDEREADGSWRPNVIRFSKGLLADMRPRAMTRDIDWGIPIPLDGWRDQPTKRLYVWFDAVIGYLSASIEWARRTGDPERWREWWTPGKADDGQVSYYFQGKDNITFHSQIWPAELLGYMGKGASGGEPGVYGELNLPTEVVASEFMTMEGKQFSSSRGVVIYVRDMLSRYQPDALRYFICAAGPETQDSDFTWSEFVTRTNSELVAGWGNLVNRTAAMIAKNFGQIPPLGPTEAIDEEILAAVRGGFDTVGGLIERHRQRQAIGEAMRLVGEVNGYVSRTEPFKLKGEDQRERLGTILHVLAQCVSDLNLILSPFLPHASNRIDAVFGGTGELTPMPRIEEVEDFDVDVEGLPESVPQARSYPVITGDYSGFPAWKSRPVTPGTPVSKPSGVFVKLDPDVVAAELERLRGDSPGAEPAAESGS